One stretch of Gouania willdenowi chromosome 16, fGouWil2.1, whole genome shotgun sequence DNA includes these proteins:
- the mettl25b gene encoding methyltransferase-like protein 25B: MWSLSAEQQRDLALKLTTFLSHYSHLSDSYIIEFFSEDLWNSLPTSWQTALQDLTYPQVADLLLDVSHKDRRYPSVWPLSLLAYRATAHALAFPREHQQDGGGSVKPEEFLKNESQSSLLGHIFRKHVKPKKQHEIRKLGVLVKKLCDHTGCDRVVDMGSGQGHLTRFLSFGLGLSVTAIEADHVLVATATKFDGELLQALEKENQKKNSGSLLPVPSSMPHHLACWVNPKASWEAFIQQLQASDCVSEGVLDPSGPSKKRLRGFELKEGLPVHCTRSQDSNKDKHEEVPAETSSQQSVRREGTTNQSHSDFILTGLHACGDLSSTLLRHFINCPYVRGITSVACCYMKITTVENPSPPGLVAPPETASESDPDPALTQFGYPMSSWVHGLVGHQLSYKAREGACHAVEDYVRRLREGSELLKTHCYRAMLETFIRDTRPELRRAGIQTIKKAHLLPFTEYARLGLVRVGLPPDMALDPGRVEAMLKQQGRVVVFFSLALLMSPVVESLVLLDRMIYLQENGVDSQLVPLFNPNFSPRNFVLVALKSRGWSSKQQINP; this comes from the exons ATGTGGAGTTTGTCCGCAGAGCAGCAGAGGGACTTGGCCCTCAAACTCACCACTTTTCTGTCCCACTACAGCCACCTATCCGACTCCTACATCATT GAGTTTTTCTCTGAAGACTTGTGGAACTCCTTACCCACATCATGGCAGACTGCGCTGCAGGACCTGACGTATCCACAGGTCGCAGATCTATTATTGGATGTTTCACATAAAGACAGGAG ATATCCTTCTGTGTGGCCTCTGTCCCTCTTGGCGTATCGAGCTACAGCTCATGCTTTGGCATTTCCCAGAGAGCATCAACAGGATGGAGGTGGCTCGGTGAAACCAGAAGAATTCCTGAAAAACGAGAGTCAGAGTTCACTGTTGGGCCACATATTCAGAAAGCACGTCAAACCAAAGAAACAGCACGAAATCCGCAAGTTAGGTGTG CTTGTGAAGAAGCTTTGTGACCACACTGGGTGTGATAGAGTGGTGGACATGGGCTCCGGACAG GGTCATCTTACTCGTTTCCTGTCGTTTGGCCTCGGACTGTCTGTAACTGCTATTGAAGCCGATCACGTTCTTGTTGCCACGGCAACCAAGTTTGATGGAGAGTTACTTCAGGCTTTGGAGAAGGAAAACCAGAAAAAG AACAGCGGTTCTTTGCTCCCTGTCCCTTCGTCCATGCCGCACCACTTGGCCTGTTGGGTTAACCCCAAAGCATCATGGGAGGCCTTCATCCAGCAGCTACAAGCTAGTGATTGTGTGAGTGAAGGTGTCCTGGATCCGTCGGGGCCCAGCAAAAAGAGACTGCGAGGCTTTGAGCTTAAAGAAGGCCTCCCTGTGCACTGCACTCGCTCACAGGACTCAAACAAAGATAAACATGAGGAGGTTCCTGCAGAAACTTCATCTCAGCAGTCTGTGCGCCGTGAGGGAACCACCAATCAGAGCCACTCTGACTTCATCCTGACAGGTCTCCATGCATGTGGAGACCTCAGCTCCACACTCCTCCGTCACTTCATCAACTGCCCGTATGTGCGCGGCATCACCTCTGTGGCGTGCTGCTACATGAAAATCACCACCGTAGAGAACCCTTCACCTCCAGGCCTGGTGGCACCTCCTGAGACAGCTTCAGAGTCTGATCCAGATCCGGCCCTCACTCAGTTTGGGTACCCAATGAGCAGCTGGGTTCATGGTTTAGTGGGACATCAGCTGTCCTATAAGGCCCGAGAGGGGGCCTGCCATGCTGTAGAAGACTACGTGAGGAGGCTGAGGGAGGGGAGTGAGCTACTGAAGACTCACTGTTACCGTGCCATGTTGGAGACTTTCATCAGGGACACTAGACCAGAACTACGACGGGCAGGGATCCAGACCATAAAGAAAGCACACCTCTTACCTTTTACAGA GTATGCCCGTCTGGGTCTGGTGCGTGTGGGCCTTCCTCCTGACATGGCCCTGGACCCTGGGCGGGTGGAGGCCATGTTGAAGCAGCAGGGCAGGGTGGTGGTGTTCTTTAGTCTTGCTCTGCTGATGTCACCTGTGGTGGAGTCACTGGTGCTGCTGGACCGGATGATCTATCTGCAGGAAAATG GAGTGGACAGTCAGCTCGTTCCTCTCTTCAACCCAAACTTTTCTCCAAGAAACTTTGTGCTGGTGGCGTTGAAGTCAAGAGGATGGAGCTCAAAACAGCAAATAAACCCTTAA
- the isg20l2 gene encoding interferon-stimulated 20 kDa exonuclease-like 2, with protein sequence MSFDSDIVLNITPAEESMQQEGLTRKQKKKEKWFNKKKQALNKNGFLGKHKYGHSRPDLTSHQHGAPANSSATPDTHFPHRVSVSHCSSTPSASLHQTPSAADTVKEKTNVSTDTKPPPPGPSVGPTSCPPAASRPALPSKCVALDCEMVGAGPKGSINQLARCSIVSYEGDVVYDKYIIPALPVTDYRTRWSGIRRRDLVKATPYDEARKEILKLLMGKVVIGHAIQNDLKILGYTHPAALTRDTSTMMILNKKAGFTERCVSLKRLTKAIFNRNIQTGRKGHCSVEDAKASMELYKVVEEELERSLESKFKV encoded by the exons ATGTCTTTTGATAGTGACATTGTTTTGAACATCACCCCCGCTGAGGAATCCATGCAGCAGGAAGGTCTGAcaagaaagcaaaaaaagaaagagaagtggtttaataaaaaaaagcaagctttaaataaaaacggATTTCTGGGCAAGCACAAATACGGCCACTCGAGGCCGGACCTAACCTCACATCAACATGGAGCACCTGCAAACTCCTCAGCGACCCCAGACACACATTTTCCTCATCGGGTCAGCGTTTCACACTGTAGCTCCACACCTTCAGCATCCCTGCACCAGACGCCTTCAGCCGCTGACACTGTGAAAGAAAAGACAAACGTCTCCACGGATACAAAACCACCACCACCGGGCCCCTCTGTGGGACCCACTTCCTGTCCGCCCGCTGCTTCCCGACCAGCACTTCCATCCAAGTGCGTGGCCCTTGACTGTGAGATGGTTGGCGCGGGGCCCAAAGGAAGCATCAACCAGCTGGCTCGCTGCAGCATCGTGTCTTACGAGGGCGATGTTGTTTATGACAAGTACATCATTCCTGCCCTGCCCGTCACTGACTATCGCACACGGTGGAGTGGCATCCGGCGTCGTGATCTGGTCAAAGCCACGCCCTATGACGAGGCCAGGAAGGAG ATACTGAAGCTGTTGATGGGGAAGGTGGTGATCGGCCATGCAATTCAGAATGACTTAAAAATTCTTGGCTACACCCACCCTGCTGCTTTGACCAGGGACACTTCAACAATGATGATCCTCAACAAGAAAGCTGGATTCACAGAGAGATGTGTGTCACTAAAAAGACTCACTAAGGCCATATTCAATCGTAACATCCAG ACTGGCAGAAAGGGCCATTGTTCCGTGGAAGATGCAAAAGCCTCTATGGAGCTTTACAAAGTGGTGGAAGAGGAGTTGGAACGGAGTCTTGAGTCcaaatttaaagtttaa